One region of Malus x domestica mitochondrion, complete genome genomic DNA includes:
- the rps3 gene encoding ribosomal protein S3 produces MARKGNPISVRLDLNRSSDSSWFSDYYYGKLVYQDVNLRSYFGSIRPPTRLTFGFRLGTCIILHFPKRTFIHFFLPRRPRRLKRREKSRPGKEKGRWWAFGKVGPIGCLHSSGDTEEERNEVRGRGSGKRVESIRLDDREKQNEIRIWPKKKQRYGYHDRSPSIKKNLSKSLRVSRAFKHPKYAGVVNGIAFLIENDDPFRKTKLFKFFLPKKSRSDGSTSHLLKRTLPAVRPSFNYSVMQYLLNTKNQMHFDPVVVLNHFVAPGVAEPSTMGGANAQGRSLDKRIRSRIALFVESSTSDKKCLAEAKKRLTRFIRQANDLRFAGTTKTTIPLFPFFGATFFFPRDGVGMYNNLFFEDAREQLLGQLRIKCWNLMGKDKVMELIEKFIDLDRIGELIRGIEMMIEIILRNRQIPCGYNSYLNEVKKMRSLLSNRTNTNTLIESVKIKSVYQSASPIAQDISFQLRNKTRSFRSIFSKIVKDIPLVMKKGVEGIRICCSGRSKGAEIARTECGKYGKTSRNVFNQKIDYAPAKVSTRYGILGVKVWISYSKKKSI; encoded by the coding sequence ATGGCACGAAAAGGAAATCCGATTTCGGTAAGACTTGATCTTAATCGTAGTTCAGATTCAAGTTGGTTTAGTGATTATTATTATGGTAAATTAGTGTATCAAGATGTCAATCTGAGGTCTTATTTCGGTTCCATACGTCCACCTACGAGACTTACTTTTGGCTTTCGTCTCGGTACGTGTATTATTCTACATTTTCCCAAAAGAACATTCATTCATTTCTTTCTTCCCCGTCGACCACGACGACTGAAACGACGCGAAAAATCCAGACCCGGAAAGGAGAAGGGCCGGTGGTGGGCATTTGGGAAAGTCGGGCCGATCGGGTGTCTTCATTCAAGCGGCGATACAGAAGAAGAACGAAACGAAGTGAGAGGCCGGGGGTCCGGGAAAAGAGTCGAGTCGATCAGGCTCGACGACCGGGAGAAGCAAAACGAAATTAGGATTTGGCCGAAAAAGAAGCAACGCTATGGATACCATGACCGATCACCATCGATAAAGAAGAATCTTTCTAAATCACTTCGGGTCAGCAGGGCCTTCAAGCATCCGAAATACGCCGGGGTTGTAAATGGCATAGCGTTCCTGATAGAAAATGACGACCCCTTCAGAAAAACTAAGTTATTCAAGTTCTTTTTGCCAAAGAAGTCCCGCTCCGACGGCTCGACGAGTCATCTACTTAAAAGGACCCTCCCTGCAGTGCGCCCCTCCTTCAATTATTCGGTCATGCAATACTTATTGAATACAAAGAACCAAATGCATTTCGACCCCGTCGTAGTTCTCAATCATTTCGTGGCACCGGGCGTGGCTGAACCATCTACGATGGGAGGAGCGAATGCACAGGGAAGAAGCTTAGATAAGAGAATACGTTCTCGCATCGCTTTGTTTGTAGAAAGCTCGACCAGCGATAAAAAGTGTTTGGCCGAAGCCAAAAAGAGGTTGACCCGCTTCATTCGCCAAGCGAATGATCTTCGCTTCGCGGGAACAACAAAAACCACCATCCCGCTCTTTCCTTTTTTCGGTGCTACCTTTTTCTTTCCAAGGGATGGGGTTGGGATGTATAATAACCTTTTTTTTGAGGATGCCCGGGAACAACTCCTAGGTCAATTAAGGATCAAATGTTGGAACCTCATGGGTAAGGATAAGGTAATGGAATTGATAGAGAAATTCATAGACCTAGATAGGATAGGAGAATTGATAAGGGGAATAGAGATGATGATAGAGATCATACTGAGAAACAGACAAATTCCGTGCGGGTACAACTCTTATTTGAACGAAGTGAAAAAAATGCGATCTTTGTTGTCTAATAGAACAAACACTAATACCTTAATTGAGTCGGTCAAGATCAAATCTGTTTATCAAAGTGCTTCTCCGATTGCTCAAGACATCTCTTTTCAACTGAGAAACAAAACAAGATCATTTCGTTCCATTTTTAGTAAAATAGTGAAGGATATTCCATTAGTAATGAAAAAAGGGGTTGAGGGGATCCGTATATGTTGTTCAGGTCGATCAAAAGGCGCAGAAATAGCTAGAACTGAATGCGGAAAGTATGGAAAAACATCTCGTAATGTATTTAACCAGAAAATAGATTATGCTCCTGCGAAAGTATCTACTCGTTACGGAATCTTAGGTGTCAAAGTGTGGATTTCATATAGTAAGAAAAAGTCCATATGA
- the cox3 gene encoding cytochrome c oxidase subunit III — MIESQRHSYHLVDPSPWPISGSLGALATTVGGVMYMHPFQGGATLLSLGLIFILYTMFVWWRDVLRESTLEGHHTKVVQLGLRYGFIPFIVSEVMFLFAFFRASSHSSLAPTVEIGGIWPPKGIGVLDPREIPFLNTPILLSSGAAVTWAHHAILAGKEKRAVYALVATVSLALVFTGFQGMEYYQAPFTISDSIYGSTFFLATGFHGFHVIIGTLFLIICGIRQYLGHLTKEHHVGFEAAAWYWHFVDVVRLFPFVSIYWWGGI, encoded by the coding sequence ATGATTGAATCTCAGAGGCATTCTTATCATTTGGTAGATCCAAGTCCATGGCCTATTTCGGGTTCACTCGGAGCTTTGGCAACCACCGTAGGAGGTGTGATGTACATGCACCCATTTCAAGGGGGTGCAACACTTCTCAGTTTGGGCCTCATATTTATCCTATATACCATGTTCGTATGGTGGCGCGATGTTCTACGTGAATCCACGTTGGAAGGACATCATACCAAAGTTGTACAATTAGGACTTCGATATGGTTTTATTCCGTTCATCGTATCGGAGGTTATGTTCCTTTTTGCTTTTTTTCGGGCTTCTTCTCATTCTTCTTTGGCACCTACGGTAGAGATCGGAGGTATTTGGCCCCCAAAAGGGATTGGGGTTTTAGATCCTCGGGAAATCCCTTTTCTTAATACCCCTATTCTCCTTTCATCCGGAGCTGCCGTAACTTGGGCTCATCATGCTATACTCGCGGGGAAGGAAAAACGAGCAGTTTACGCTTTAGTAGCTACCGTTTCACTGGCTCTAGTATTCACTGGCTTTCAAGGAATGGAATATTATCAAGCACCCTTCACTATTTCGGACAGTATTTATGGTTCTACCTTTTTCTTAGCAACTGGCTTTCATGGTTTTCATGTGATTATAGGTACTCTTTTCTTGATCATATGTGGTATTCGCCAATATCTTGGTCATCTGACCAAGGAGCATCACGTTGGCTTTGAAGCAGCTGCATGGTACTGGCATTTTGTAGACGTGGTTCGGTTATTCCCATTTGTCTCTATCTATTGGTGGGGAGGTATATGA
- the sdh4 gene encoding succinate dehydrogenase subunit 4 translates to MVLAFCRRGSVIPICLYLLVGRYMKERNSGLRNESSKTKRIGLFQRITAAFPLPLIFIYKKVSSTFLPNISLFWHINEGIEEIMADHVHQEMTRNLILVHLRLFLLIVIKDVFLSLVSSLNKLKNLMDRMNGRS, encoded by the coding sequence ATGGTACTGGCATTTTGTAGACGTGGTTCGGTTATTCCCATTTGTCTCTATCTATTGGTGGGGAGGTATATGAAGGAACGAAACAGTGGATTGAGGAATGAAAGCTCGAAGACAAAGAGAATCGGGCTTTTCCAAAGAATTACAGCAGCTTTCCCACTCCCTTTGATTTTCATATACAAAAAAGTATCTTCCACTTTCCTACCAAATATCTCTTTATTCTGGCACATAAATGAAGGGATCGAAGAGATTATGGCAGATCATGTTCACCAAGAAATGACCCGAAATTTGATCTTGGTCCATTTGAGATTGTTCCTTTTAATCGTAATCAAAGATGTTTTCTTGTCTCTCGTTTCTTCTCTAAACAAATTGAAGAACCTAATGGATCGAATGAATGGAAGAAGCTAA
- the cox2 gene encoding cytochrome c oxidase subunit II produces the protein MPKSPMFFLVGKAQPATSVFLNWESKNKSLFFFWGGAEQLKNEPTQMIVLEWLFLTIVPCDAAEPWQLGFQDAATPMMQGIMDLHHDIFFFLILILVFVSRILVRALWHFHYKKNPIPQRIVHGTTIEILRTIFPSIILMFIAIPSFALLYSMDEVVVDPAITIKAIGHQWYRTYEYSDYNSSDEQSLTFDSYTIPEDDLELGQSRLLEVDNRVVVPDKTHIRIIVTPADVPHSWAVPSSGVKCDAVPGRLNQISISVQREGVYYGQCSEICGTNHAFTPIVVEAVPRKDYGSRVSNQLIPQTGEA, from the coding sequence ATGCCCAAAAGTCCCATGTTTTTCTTGGTTGGAAAAGCCCAACCGGCGACTTCCGTCTTCCTGAATTGGGAGAGCAAGAACAAGTCCCTCTTCTTTTTTTGGGGGGGGGCGGAGCAGTTAAAGAATGAACCAACCCAAATGATTGTTCTAGAATGGCTATTCCTCACAATTGTTCCTTGTGATGCAGCGGAACCATGGCAATTAGGATTTCAAGACGCAGCAACACCTATGATGCAAGGAATAATGGACTTACATCACGATATCTTTTTCTTCCTCATTCTGATTTTGGTTTTCGTATCACGGATCTTGGTTCGCGCTTTATGGCATTTCCACTATAAAAAAAATCCAATCCCGCAAAGGATTGTTCATGGAACTACTATCGAGATTCTTCGGACCATATTTCCTAGTATCATCCTGATGTTCATTGCTATACCATCATTTGCTCTGTTATACTCAATGGACGAGGTAGTAGTAGATCCAGCCATTACTATCAAAGCTATTGGACATCAATGGTATCGGACTTACGAGTATTCAGACTATAACAGTTCCGATGAACAGTCACTCACTTTTGACAGTTATACGATTCCAGAAGATGATCTAGAATTGGGTCAATCACGTTTATTAGAAGTGGACAATAGAGTGGTTGTACCGGACAAAACTCATATACGTATTATTGTAACACCTGCTGATGTACCTCATAGTTGGGCTGTACCTTCGTCAGGTGTCAAATGTGATGCTGTACCTGGTCGTTTAAATCAGATCTCTATTTCGGTACAGCGAGAGGGAGTTTACTATGGTCAGTGCAGTGAGATTTGTGGAACTAATCATGCCTTTACGCCTATCGTCGTAGAAGCTGTTCCTAGGAAAGATTATGGTTCTCGGGTATCCAATCAATTAATCCCCCAAACCGGGGAAGCTTAA
- the atp8 gene encoding ATP synthase F0 subunit 8, which produces MPQLDKFTYFTQFFWSCLFLFTFYIPICNDGDGVLGISRILKLRNQLVSHRGNNIRSNDPNSLEDILRKGFSTGVSYMYSSLFEVSQWCNAVDLLGKRRKITLISCFGEISGSRGMERNILDLISKSSYSTSSNPGWVITCRNDIMLIHVPHGQGSIIF; this is translated from the coding sequence ATGCCTCAACTGGATAAATTCACTTATTTCACACAATTCTTCTGGTCATGCCTTTTCCTCTTTACTTTCTATATTCCCATATGCAATGATGGAGATGGAGTACTTGGGATCAGCAGAATTCTAAAACTACGGAACCAACTGGTTTCACACCGGGGGAACAACATCCGGAGCAACGACCCCAACAGTTTGGAAGATATCTTGAGAAAAGGTTTTAGCACCGGTGTATCCTATATGTACTCTAGTTTATTCGAAGTATCCCAATGGTGTAACGCCGTCGACTTATTGGGAAAAAGGAGGAAAATAACTTTGATCTCTTGTTTCGGAGAAATAAGTGGCTCGCGAGGAATGGAAAGAAACATATTAGATTTGATCTCGAAGTCCTCATATAGCACTTCTTCCAATCCTGGATGGGTGATCACTTGTAGGAATGACATAATGCTAATCCATGTTCCACACGGCCAAGGAAGCATCATTTTTTAA
- the rnaseH gene encoding RnaseH (similar to MDP0000235847, nuclear rnaseH), with product MKGPSGSIGAGGLLRDNNGNWISGFTANLGKGKIIAAELWGLFFGLRLAWMRGFRSVEVEVDSATVVTLVNQQDNSLHPLHTLIRGCQAYLKMDWHCKLSHIYREKNFSADYLASIGLTYDLGYFESQSPPPGCIPFLFEDSLGYARPREVIR from the coding sequence ATGAAGGGTCCCAGCGGATCTATTGGTGCTGGTGGTCTCTTGAGAGATAATAATGGGAACTGGATTTCTGGGTTCACTGCCAACCTTGGGAAGGGCAAAATTATAGCTGCAGAACTTTGGGGCCTTTTTTTTGGATTACGCTTGGCTTGGATGAGAGGTTTTAGATCTGTTGAGGTGGAGGTGGATTCTGCTACTGTTGTGACTCTTGTTAATCAGCAGGATAATTCTCTCCATCCTCTCCACACCCTGATCCGTGGCTGCCAAGCTTACTTGAAGATGGACTGGCATTGCAAGCTCTCCCATATCTATAGGGAGAAGAACTTCTCTGCAGACTACTTGGCAAGCATTGGATTGACTTATGACCTGGGTTATTTTGAATCGCAAAGTCCTCCTCCTGGTTGTATTCCTTTTCTGTTTGAAGACTCTCTTGGGTATGCTCGACCCAGAGAGGTAATTAGATAG